Proteins from a single region of Streptomyces sp. TN58:
- a CDS encoding ABC-F family ATP-binding cassette domain-containing protein, whose product MSHAPAFITCSALSFDWPDGTPVFDGFHLAVGPGRTGLIGLNGSGKSTLLKLIAGELKPSEGQSSVAGSVGYLPQTVTLDTALRVDEALGIRTARAALHAIEAGEATEANFAAVGDDWDVEERALATLDELGLARIGLDRTVGELSGGESVLLRLAALLLARPDVLLLDEPTNNLDLRARGRLYAAVESWSGVMLLVSHDRELLERVDQIADLRDGEVRWYGGNFSDYEDMLAAEQEAAGRMVRVAEADVQRQKRELADAQVKLARRKRYGQKMFENKREPKIVMGARKRAAQESAGKHRIMHTEKLAQAKERLDQAVEAVRDDAEIRIQLPATMVPPGRRVLTLSDLRLPHGAAVPGEWELRGPERIALVGRNGSGKTTLLRTIAGQLAPEAGTAVTHVATRFLPQRLDVLDEDSSVVENVARFAPQATNNLIRARLAHFLFRGGRADRPAGTLSGGERFRAALAALLLAEPAPQLLMLDEPTNNLDLSSVRQLTDALESYQGALVVASHDVPFLESIGITRWLLLDGDLRPTTAEEVRQSLWHA is encoded by the coding sequence ATGAGTCACGCCCCTGCTTTCATCACCTGCTCCGCCCTGTCCTTCGACTGGCCCGACGGCACTCCCGTGTTTGACGGGTTCCACCTCGCCGTCGGCCCCGGCCGCACCGGCCTGATCGGACTCAACGGAAGTGGCAAGTCCACCCTGCTGAAGCTGATCGCCGGCGAACTGAAGCCGTCCGAGGGCCAGTCGTCCGTCGCCGGCTCGGTCGGCTACCTCCCCCAGACGGTCACCCTCGACACCGCGCTGCGCGTGGACGAGGCACTCGGCATCCGCACCGCCCGCGCCGCCCTCCACGCCATCGAGGCGGGTGAGGCCACCGAGGCGAACTTCGCCGCGGTGGGCGACGACTGGGACGTGGAGGAGCGGGCCCTGGCCACGCTCGACGAACTCGGTCTCGCCCGGATCGGCCTGGACCGGACCGTCGGCGAGCTCTCGGGCGGCGAGTCCGTCCTGCTGCGCCTGGCCGCGCTGCTGCTGGCCCGGCCCGACGTCCTGTTGCTGGACGAGCCCACCAACAACCTCGACCTGCGCGCCCGGGGCCGCCTCTACGCGGCCGTCGAGTCCTGGTCCGGGGTGATGCTCCTGGTCAGCCACGACCGGGAGCTGCTGGAACGGGTCGACCAGATCGCCGATCTGCGCGACGGCGAAGTCCGCTGGTACGGAGGGAACTTCAGCGACTACGAGGACATGCTGGCCGCCGAGCAGGAGGCGGCCGGACGGATGGTCCGGGTCGCGGAGGCCGACGTGCAGCGGCAGAAGCGCGAACTGGCGGACGCCCAGGTCAAACTGGCCCGGCGCAAGCGGTACGGCCAGAAGATGTTCGAGAACAAGCGCGAGCCGAAGATCGTGATGGGCGCGCGCAAGCGTGCGGCGCAGGAATCGGCCGGCAAGCACCGGATCATGCACACCGAGAAGCTGGCCCAGGCGAAGGAGCGGCTGGACCAGGCGGTGGAGGCGGTCCGCGACGACGCCGAGATCCGCATCCAGCTGCCCGCCACCATGGTCCCGCCCGGGCGGCGCGTGCTGACGCTCAGCGATCTGCGCCTGCCCCACGGAGCCGCCGTACCGGGCGAGTGGGAGCTGCGGGGCCCGGAGCGGATCGCGCTGGTGGGCCGCAACGGCTCGGGCAAGACGACCCTGCTCCGGACGATCGCGGGGCAGCTCGCCCCCGAGGCGGGGACGGCGGTGACCCACGTGGCCACGCGCTTCCTGCCGCAGCGGCTGGACGTGCTGGACGAGGACAGCTCGGTGGTGGAGAACGTGGCGCGGTTCGCCCCGCAGGCCACGAACAACCTGATCCGGGCCCGCCTCGCGCACTTCCTCTTCCGGGGCGGGAGGGCGGACCGGCCCGCCGGCACCCTGTCGGGCGGCGAGCGCTTCCGGGCGGCGCTGGCGGCACTGCTGCTGGCGGAGCCCGCCCCGCAGCTCCTCATGCTGGACGAGCCGACGAACAACCTCGACCTGTCGAGCGTGCGGCAGCTGACGGACGCGCTGGAGTCCTACCAGGGCGCGCTGGTGGTGGCCAGCCACGACGTGCCGTTCCTGGAGTCGATCGGGATCACGCGCTGGCTGCTGCTGGACGGCGACCTCCGGCCGACCACGGCCGAGGAGGTCCGGCAGTCGCTGTGGCACGCCTGA
- a CDS encoding SsgA family sporulation/cell division regulator codes for MITVIEQAAQARLVATAPKVESVPVTLCYDRADPFAVRMAFPAPATLEGVEVSWTFSRELLEAGLDRPSGCGDVRVRPYDGDRTTIEFHAVEGVAIVLMLTAELHRFLERAAAVVPPGLEHLYLDMDHSLAELMRDTC; via the coding sequence TTGATCACTGTCATCGAGCAGGCCGCGCAGGCCCGTCTGGTCGCCACCGCGCCGAAGGTCGAGAGCGTTCCCGTCACTCTCTGCTACGACCGGGCGGATCCGTTCGCCGTGCGCATGGCCTTCCCGGCGCCGGCCACCCTGGAGGGCGTCGAGGTCTCGTGGACGTTCTCCCGCGAACTGCTGGAGGCCGGGCTGGACCGCCCGTCCGGGTGCGGTGACGTGCGCGTCCGGCCGTACGACGGAGACCGGACCACGATCGAGTTCCACGCGGTGGAGGGGGTCGCGATCGTGCTGATGCTGACGGCCGAGCTGCACCGCTTCCTGGAGCGGGCGGCGGCCGTCGTCCCGCCCGGCCTGGAGCACCTCTACCTCGACATGGACCACAGCCTCGCCGAGCTGATGCGCGACACCTGCTGA
- a CDS encoding oxidoreductase has protein sequence MSVAALALGLLAGPAQAAPGLGANAATDPGAQAPADPGAEQGPGQGHHLRAAGWALKETGRTARFRGLSAVSRSTAWVAGSKGTVLRTLDGGRSWQDVSPPGALAEELELRDIEAFDARRAVALSIGEGEASRVLRTEDGGATWTETFRNPDPRAFYDCLTFFDSRHGLAMSDPVDGKFRILSTDDGGRHWRVLPSAGMPEALPGEAGFAASGQCLVSSGPRDVWLATGGGASARVLHSADRGRTWRVAESTVPAGDPARGVFALAFRDRTSGLAVGGDYRTGEASPQAAAVSSDGGRSWRQAATPPPAYRSGAAWYPYSRGTALAVGPTGTDVTTDGGRNWRPLDAGSFDTVDCAADRGCWAAGEKGRVARLERR, from the coding sequence ATGTCCGTGGCAGCTCTGGCGCTCGGGCTGCTCGCCGGCCCCGCACAGGCCGCCCCGGGCCTTGGTGCAAACGCCGCCACGGACCCCGGCGCGCAGGCCCCTGCGGACCCCGGCGCGGAGCAAGGGCCCGGCCAGGGGCACCACTTACGGGCCGCGGGCTGGGCCCTCAAGGAGACCGGGAGGACCGCCCGCTTCCGGGGGCTGTCCGCCGTCAGCCGCAGCACCGCCTGGGTGGCCGGCTCCAAGGGCACCGTCCTGCGTACCCTCGACGGCGGCCGCAGCTGGCAGGACGTCTCCCCGCCCGGCGCGCTCGCGGAGGAGCTGGAACTGCGCGACATCGAGGCGTTCGACGCGCGACGAGCCGTGGCCCTGTCCATCGGCGAGGGCGAGGCCTCCCGGGTGCTGCGCACCGAAGACGGCGGCGCCACCTGGACCGAGACCTTCCGCAACCCCGACCCGCGTGCCTTCTACGACTGCCTCACGTTCTTCGACTCACGGCACGGCCTGGCCATGAGCGATCCGGTGGACGGGAAGTTCCGCATCCTGTCCACGGACGACGGCGGGCGCCACTGGCGGGTGCTGCCCAGCGCGGGCATGCCCGAGGCGCTGCCGGGCGAGGCGGGCTTCGCGGCGAGCGGCCAGTGCCTGGTCAGCTCCGGCCCGCGCGACGTCTGGCTGGCCACCGGCGGCGGGGCGAGCGCGCGGGTCCTGCACTCCGCCGACCGCGGCCGGACCTGGCGGGTCGCCGAGTCCACCGTCCCGGCGGGCGACCCCGCGCGAGGGGTCTTCGCCCTCGCCTTCCGGGACCGTACGAGCGGCCTCGCCGTGGGCGGCGACTACCGCACCGGGGAGGCCTCCCCGCAGGCCGCCGCGGTGTCCTCGGACGGGGGCCGCAGCTGGCGCCAGGCGGCGACACCGCCGCCGGCCTACCGGTCCGGCGCGGCCTGGTACCCGTACAGCCGGGGGACCGCGCTCGCGGTCGGGCCCACGGGCACGGACGTGACCACGGACGGGGGCCGCAACTGGCGGCCGCTGGACGCCGGTTCCTTCGACACGGTCGACTGCGCCGCCGACCGGGGATGCTGGGCGGCGGGGGAGAAGGGCCGGGTGGCACGGCTGGAACGCCGCTGA
- a CDS encoding SgcJ/EcaC family oxidoreductase has translation MTTEPASRAADIEAISRLVATVGHSQQNKDAEEFLALFHPDAIWTTAHGKVLIGLDAIAEFTREVLPSADWDGKVTYEVVHVLFIRPDVAAVKVRQRYLASGEESEGAPLYVISKQADGRWLLTACQNTGVVTA, from the coding sequence ATGACCACGGAACCCGCATCCCGCGCGGCGGACATCGAAGCGATCAGCCGGCTCGTCGCCACCGTCGGGCACTCCCAGCAGAACAAGGACGCCGAGGAGTTCCTCGCCCTCTTCCACCCGGACGCGATCTGGACGACGGCCCACGGCAAGGTCCTCATCGGCCTCGACGCGATCGCGGAGTTCACCCGCGAGGTCCTCCCCTCGGCGGACTGGGACGGCAAGGTCACCTACGAGGTGGTCCATGTGCTCTTCATCCGCCCCGACGTCGCGGCGGTCAAGGTCCGTCAGCGGTACCTGGCCTCGGGCGAGGAGAGTGAGGGCGCGCCGCTGTACGTGATCTCGAAGCAGGCCGACGGGCGCTGGCTGCTGACCGCCTGCCAGAACACGGGGGTCGTCACCGCGTAA
- a CDS encoding YciI family protein, translating into MFVMELTYTAPVEAVEDLMDAHIAWLDGYYASGVFLASGRKVPRDGGLILAAGVSRAEAERIAAEDPFAVAGVCEYRITEFIAWRTSADLAAFRENPVV; encoded by the coding sequence ATGTTCGTCATGGAGCTCACCTACACCGCGCCCGTCGAAGCCGTCGAGGACCTGATGGACGCCCACATCGCCTGGCTGGACGGCTACTACGCCTCAGGCGTCTTCCTCGCGTCGGGACGCAAGGTCCCCCGCGACGGCGGTCTCATCCTGGCGGCGGGGGTGTCCCGGGCCGAGGCCGAGAGGATCGCGGCCGAGGACCCCTTCGCGGTCGCGGGCGTCTGCGAGTACCGCATCACCGAGTTCATCGCGTGGAGGACGTCGGCGGACCTGGCGGCGTTCCGGGAGAACCCGGTCGTGTAG
- a CDS encoding endonuclease V encodes MTSVKTPADEAEARAIQDELRHRVVLTEHGPPPGQGFVTGVDVAYDDTRDLVAAAAVVLDAATLAVVEEATAVGRVSFPYVPGLLAFRELPTVLAALDALTVPPGLVVCDGYGLAHPRGFGLACHLGVVTGLPSIGVAKNPFTFSYEEPGTRRGDATALLAADGAEVGRALRTQDRTKPVYVSVGHKVSLDNACAHVLALSPRFRIPETTRHADSLCRRALRKAS; translated from the coding sequence ATGACGAGTGTGAAGACCCCCGCCGACGAGGCCGAGGCCCGGGCGATACAGGACGAACTACGCCACCGTGTCGTGCTCACCGAGCACGGACCCCCGCCCGGGCAGGGGTTCGTGACGGGAGTCGACGTCGCCTACGACGACACCCGCGACCTGGTGGCCGCCGCGGCCGTGGTGCTCGACGCCGCCACCCTGGCGGTCGTCGAGGAGGCCACCGCCGTCGGCCGCGTCAGCTTCCCCTACGTCCCCGGCCTGCTCGCCTTCCGCGAGCTGCCGACCGTGCTGGCCGCCCTCGACGCCCTGACCGTCCCGCCGGGCCTGGTGGTCTGCGACGGCTACGGCCTCGCCCACCCCCGCGGCTTCGGCCTCGCCTGCCACCTCGGCGTGGTCACCGGCCTCCCCTCCATCGGCGTCGCGAAGAACCCGTTCACCTTCTCCTACGAGGAGCCGGGCACCCGGCGGGGTGACGCGACCGCGCTGCTCGCCGCCGACGGGGCCGAGGTCGGACGGGCGCTGCGGACGCAGGACCGGACCAAGCCCGTGTACGTGTCCGTCGGGCACAAGGTGTCGCTCGACAACGCCTGCGCGCACGTCCTGGCGCTGAGCCCCCGCTTCCGGATCCCGGAGACCACCCGCCACGCCGACTCCCTGTGCCGCAGGGCGCTGCGCAAGGCCTCCTGA
- a CDS encoding saccharopine dehydrogenase family protein, whose translation MNAGVPQDRPERAYDVVLFGATGFVGALTAEYLAEHAPAGCRWALAGRDLAKLERLRERLAAIDPACATLPLLRADAQDAAAVRELASATRVLATTVGPYVWYGAELVAACAEAGTDYVDLTGEPEFVDRMFVEHDARARETGARLVHACGFDSIPADLGAYFTVRQLPEGVPLAVDGFMRSNAFFSGGTLASALTALGRGPQTLAAGRARRLHEPRLLKRRARGPLGAPRFSRETGTWALPLPSLDPRIVTRSAAALERYGPDFRYRHYASVKHLPVALGGAAAVGATAALAQVPPARRWLMNRWEPGRGPDAERRARSWFTVRFVGEGGGRRVLTEVSGGDPGYGETAKMLAESALCLAHDALPESAGQVTTAVAMGDALIYRLQKAGITFRVADAR comes from the coding sequence ATGAACGCAGGGGTCCCGCAGGACCGTCCGGAACGCGCCTACGACGTCGTCCTCTTCGGCGCCACCGGGTTCGTCGGCGCGCTGACGGCCGAGTACCTCGCCGAGCACGCGCCCGCCGGCTGCCGCTGGGCCCTCGCCGGCCGGGACCTCGCGAAGCTGGAGCGGCTGCGCGAGCGGCTGGCCGCGATCGACCCCGCGTGCGCGACGCTGCCGCTGCTGCGGGCGGACGCCCAGGACGCGGCGGCCGTCCGCGAACTGGCGTCGGCCACCCGGGTGCTGGCGACGACCGTGGGCCCCTACGTCTGGTACGGGGCCGAGCTCGTCGCCGCCTGCGCCGAGGCGGGCACCGACTACGTCGACCTCACCGGCGAGCCGGAGTTCGTGGACCGGATGTTCGTGGAGCACGACGCGCGGGCCCGCGAGACCGGGGCCCGGCTGGTGCACGCCTGCGGCTTCGACTCCATCCCGGCCGACCTCGGCGCGTACTTCACGGTCCGGCAGCTGCCGGAGGGGGTGCCGCTGGCCGTCGACGGGTTCATGCGGTCCAACGCGTTCTTCTCCGGCGGCACCCTGGCCTCGGCGCTGACCGCGCTGGGCCGCGGCCCCCAGACCCTGGCAGCCGGTCGCGCCCGCCGACTGCACGAGCCCCGACTGTTGAAGCGGCGGGCCCGCGGGCCGCTCGGCGCACCGCGGTTCAGCCGCGAGACGGGCACGTGGGCGCTGCCGCTGCCCTCCCTGGACCCGCGGATCGTGACCCGGTCGGCGGCCGCGCTGGAGCGCTACGGCCCGGACTTCCGCTACCGGCACTACGCCTCGGTCAAGCATCTGCCCGTCGCGTTGGGCGGTGCGGCGGCGGTGGGCGCGACGGCGGCCCTGGCCCAGGTGCCTCCGGCCAGGCGGTGGCTGATGAACCGCTGGGAGCCGGGCCGGGGGCCGGACGCCGAGCGGCGTGCGCGCAGCTGGTTCACGGTGCGGTTCGTGGGCGAGGGCGGCGGCCGGCGCGTGCTCACCGAGGTGTCGGGCGGTGATCCCGGCTACGGGGAGACCGCGAAGATGCTGGCGGAGTCGGCGCTCTGCCTGGCGCATGACGCCCTGCCGGAGTCCGCCGGGCAGGTGACGACGGCGGTGGCGATGGGCGACGCCCTGATTTACCGCCTGCAGAAGGCGGGGATCACCTTCAGGGTGGCCGACGCCCGCTGA
- a CDS encoding PKD domain-containing protein: MAQADPATPDARGTAKPDLELGKDAKAKGHAFTSPADRTVRKPLPSAKTGAAAAPQVQSVNANADLAVGVTAYGTSAHGTEVDTTVTSEYTALKVTIEWGDGKQDVFDAYGSDARTTAHTYAEVGSYTVKVTVTDAANNLSAVNEVVFVTDGSDFTPYAPTRLLDTRNGTGALQGMVQPYSSTRVKVGGNGGIPAGVTAVVLNVTVTNTSSDGHITAFPEGTQRPTTSNVNYKAGQSVPNLVIVPVGKNGYVEIANRGGMPVDLIADVTGFFSKTASSGYTPITPARFVDTRKGLGTALGQLGGRKTFSTQISGLRGVPQGISAVALNVTVTNPKEAGHLSVFPGGSATPTASNLNFTAGQTIANSVIVPVGQDGKISVFNGAWAGTDVVVDVVGFYSTDSKSAFLPLSPERLVDTRDPKDPVYGKLWGQSYIYMPMSYDMPSITGFVLNSTVTNTEGDGHLTVTPDPNTMDDYINEVADWPTPPDSSNLNWTKGATVPNLVQASTGDNGIIDLWNRGWDDIDLIVDLFGLYQEG, encoded by the coding sequence GTGGCCCAGGCCGACCCGGCCACGCCGGACGCGCGCGGCACCGCGAAGCCGGACCTGGAGCTGGGCAAGGACGCCAAGGCCAAGGGCCACGCCTTCACCAGCCCCGCGGACCGCACGGTCCGCAAGCCCCTGCCGTCGGCCAAGACCGGCGCGGCCGCCGCCCCGCAGGTGCAGTCCGTCAACGCCAACGCGGACCTCGCGGTGGGCGTGACCGCCTACGGCACGTCGGCGCACGGCACCGAGGTGGACACCACCGTCACGAGTGAGTACACCGCGCTCAAGGTCACCATCGAGTGGGGCGACGGCAAGCAGGACGTCTTTGACGCCTACGGCTCCGACGCCCGCACCACCGCCCACACCTACGCCGAGGTCGGCTCGTACACGGTCAAGGTCACCGTGACCGACGCCGCGAACAACCTCTCGGCCGTCAACGAGGTCGTGTTCGTCACCGACGGCTCGGACTTCACCCCGTACGCACCGACCCGTCTGCTGGACACCCGCAACGGCACCGGCGCGCTGCAGGGCATGGTCCAGCCGTACAGCTCCACCCGCGTGAAGGTCGGCGGCAACGGCGGGATCCCGGCCGGCGTCACCGCCGTGGTCCTCAACGTCACGGTCACCAACACCTCCTCCGACGGCCACATCACGGCCTTCCCCGAGGGCACGCAGCGTCCGACCACGTCGAACGTCAACTACAAGGCCGGTCAGAGCGTCCCGAACCTGGTCATCGTGCCGGTCGGCAAGAACGGCTACGTGGAGATCGCCAACCGCGGCGGCATGCCGGTCGACCTGATCGCCGACGTCACCGGCTTCTTCTCCAAGACCGCCTCCAGCGGTTACACCCCGATCACCCCGGCCCGTTTCGTCGACACCCGCAAGGGCCTCGGCACGGCGCTGGGCCAGCTCGGCGGCCGCAAGACCTTCTCCACCCAGATCAGCGGCCTGCGCGGCGTGCCCCAGGGCATCAGCGCCGTCGCGCTGAACGTGACGGTCACCAACCCGAAGGAGGCCGGCCACCTGTCGGTCTTCCCGGGCGGCAGCGCCACCCCGACCGCGTCGAACCTGAACTTCACCGCGGGCCAGACCATCGCCAACTCGGTCATCGTCCCCGTCGGCCAGGACGGCAAGATCAGCGTCTTCAACGGCGCCTGGGCGGGCACCGACGTCGTCGTCGACGTCGTCGGCTTCTACAGCACCGACAGCAAGAGCGCCTTCCTGCCGCTCTCGCCGGAGCGCCTGGTCGACACCCGTGACCCCAAGGACCCGGTGTACGGGAAGCTGTGGGGCCAGAGCTACATCTACATGCCGATGTCCTACGACATGCCGAGCATCACGGGCTTCGTACTGAACTCCACGGTCACCAACACCGAGGGCGACGGCCACCTCACGGTCACCCCGGACCCGAACACGATGGACGACTACATCAACGAGGTCGCCGACTGGCCGACGCCGCCGGACTCCTCCAACCTGAACTGGACGAAGGGCGCCACCGTCCCGAACCTGGTCCAGGCGAGCACCGGCGACAACGGCATCATCGACCTCTGGAACCGCGGCTGGGACGACATCGACCTCATCGTCGACCTCTTCGGCCTCTACCAGGAGGGCTGA
- a CDS encoding CaiB/BaiF CoA transferase family protein, producing MAVTGNGTGTPTGNAPGSGDGTGPAGARGPLAGLRVVELAGIGPGPFAAMLLADLGADVVRVDRPGGGGLAVDPAHDITNRGKRSVLLDLKSADGPVRVLDLVERADVLIEGFRPGVAERLGVGPADCHARNPRLVYGRMTGWGQEGPLAHTAGHDIAYIAVTGALGMIGDPGKPPAVPANLVGDYAGGSLYLVIGVLAALQHARATGTGQVVDAAIVDGTAHLTAMIHGMMSAGGWQDRRGANLLDGGCPFYGTYETSDGGYMAVGALEQQFYDTFTELLGIAGRAPARKDIARWGELREAVAARFRTRTREEWTAVFEGTDACVAPVLSLREAPGHPHLAARGTFTDIGGTVQPAPAPRFSATPAAVTGGPALPGAHTESVAADWDVPALLPKEA from the coding sequence ATGGCAGTGACAGGGAACGGGACCGGGACCCCGACCGGCAACGCCCCCGGCAGCGGCGACGGCACCGGACCGGCCGGCGCCCGAGGCCCGCTCGCCGGCCTCCGCGTCGTCGAGCTGGCCGGCATCGGCCCGGGCCCGTTCGCCGCCATGCTCCTCGCCGACCTGGGAGCGGACGTCGTACGAGTGGACCGGCCCGGCGGCGGCGGGCTCGCGGTGGACCCCGCCCACGACATCACCAACCGCGGCAAGCGCTCCGTCCTCCTCGACCTCAAGTCCGCCGACGGCCCCGTCCGCGTCCTGGACCTCGTCGAGCGCGCCGACGTCCTGATCGAGGGCTTCCGCCCCGGCGTCGCGGAACGGCTCGGCGTCGGCCCGGCCGACTGCCACGCGCGCAATCCCCGCCTCGTCTACGGCCGGATGACCGGCTGGGGCCAGGAGGGCCCGCTCGCGCACACCGCGGGCCACGACATCGCCTACATCGCCGTCACCGGCGCCCTCGGCATGATCGGGGACCCGGGCAAGCCCCCGGCGGTCCCCGCCAACCTGGTCGGGGACTACGCGGGCGGCTCGCTCTACCTGGTGATCGGCGTCCTCGCCGCCCTCCAGCACGCCCGGGCCACCGGCACCGGCCAGGTCGTCGACGCGGCCATCGTCGACGGCACGGCCCACCTCACCGCCATGATCCACGGCATGATGTCGGCGGGCGGCTGGCAGGACCGGCGCGGCGCCAACCTCCTCGACGGCGGCTGCCCGTTCTACGGCACCTACGAGACCTCCGACGGCGGGTACATGGCGGTCGGCGCGCTGGAGCAGCAGTTCTACGACACCTTCACCGAGCTCCTCGGCATCGCCGGCCGGGCTCCGGCCCGCAAGGACATCGCCCGCTGGGGCGAGCTGCGCGAGGCCGTCGCCGCCCGCTTCCGCACCCGTACGCGCGAGGAGTGGACGGCGGTCTTCGAGGGGACCGACGCCTGCGTGGCACCCGTGCTCTCCCTGCGCGAGGCCCCCGGCCACCCCCACCTCGCCGCCCGGGGCACCTTCACCGACATCGGCGGGACCGTGCAGCCCGCCCCCGCGCCGCGGTTCTCCGCGACCCCGGCCGCCGTGACCGGCGGGCCGGCCCTGCCGGGTGCGCACACCGAGTCGGTGGCCGCCGACTGGGACGTACCGGCCCTGCTCCCGAAAGAGGCCTGA
- a CDS encoding LLM class F420-dependent oxidoreductase, which yields MELSMMLDYAGDPRRAADEAAALESAGLDAVWVAEAWGFDSPTIMGYLAARTERLRIGSAIMNVYSRTPGLIAQTAAGLDALSGGRALLGLGASGPQVVEGWHGKPYDKPLGRTRETVELCRSIWRRETIDHHGITDMPLPPEKGGRHGKPLKILTRPVRDAIPVYIASLGPANVRLTAEIADGWLPTLFLPEKAAGVWGGPLAEGAAKRAPELGPLQTVAGGLLAIGEDAAAVRERARPQIALYVGGMGAVGKNFYNDLAVAYGYGDAARRIQELYLAGRTRDAAAAVPDEFCELMTLCGPEGYVRERVEAFREAGVTMLNVTPVGPEPARLIETVKNWL from the coding sequence ATGGAACTGTCGATGATGCTGGACTACGCCGGCGACCCGCGGCGGGCCGCCGACGAGGCGGCCGCGCTGGAGTCCGCCGGCCTCGACGCCGTGTGGGTGGCCGAAGCCTGGGGCTTCGACTCCCCGACGATCATGGGTTACCTCGCCGCACGCACCGAGCGCCTGCGGATCGGCTCGGCGATCATGAACGTCTACTCGCGGACCCCCGGCCTCATCGCGCAGACGGCCGCAGGGCTGGACGCCCTCTCGGGCGGCCGGGCGCTGCTCGGCCTCGGCGCCTCCGGACCGCAGGTCGTCGAGGGCTGGCACGGGAAGCCGTACGACAAGCCGCTCGGCCGGACCCGCGAGACCGTCGAGCTGTGCCGGAGCATCTGGCGCCGCGAGACGATCGACCACCACGGCATCACGGACATGCCGCTGCCCCCGGAGAAGGGCGGCCGGCACGGCAAGCCCCTGAAGATCCTCACCCGGCCGGTGCGCGACGCCATCCCCGTCTACATCGCCTCCCTCGGCCCGGCGAACGTGCGGCTGACCGCCGAGATCGCGGACGGCTGGCTGCCCACGCTCTTCCTCCCGGAGAAGGCCGCCGGCGTGTGGGGCGGCCCGCTCGCCGAGGGCGCGGCGAAACGCGCCCCGGAACTGGGCCCGCTCCAGACCGTCGCGGGCGGCCTGCTCGCCATCGGCGAGGACGCGGCCGCCGTCCGCGAACGCGCCCGCCCGCAGATCGCGCTGTACGTCGGCGGCATGGGCGCGGTCGGCAAGAACTTCTACAACGACCTCGCCGTCGCCTACGGCTACGGGGACGCGGCCCGCCGGATCCAGGAGCTCTACCTCGCCGGACGCACGCGCGACGCGGCCGCCGCCGTACCGGACGAGTTCTGCGAGCTGATGACCCTGTGCGGGCCCGAGGGGTACGTACGCGAGCGTGTCGAGGCCTTCCGCGAGGCCGGGGTCACCATGCTCAACGTCACACCCGTCGGCCCCGAGCCGGCCCGCCTGATCGAAACCGTCAAGAACTGGCTTTGA